A genomic region of Pelodiscus sinensis isolate JC-2024 chromosome 1, ASM4963464v1, whole genome shotgun sequence contains the following coding sequences:
- the LOC142829361 gene encoding olfactory receptor 52N4-like translates to MAVSNLTPSDTSTFILTGIPGLEDAHLWISIPFTTCYVICLLGNFSVVFIVGKEQTLHKPMYLLLCMLAFTDIAISTCVVPQALCIFWFNLKGITLGGCLTQTTFLSTASAMHSAVLVAMGFDRYVAICNPLRYNTILSNTRIAMLGLLSLIRGVLCVLPLPLLASRLPFCANHIIPHTYCEPISLAKISCGNLTFYRL, encoded by the coding sequence ATGGCAGTTTCCAACCTCACCCCCTCTGACACATCAACTTTCATCCTAacaggcatccctggcctggaagaTGCCCACCTCTGGATTTCCATCCCTTTCACTACTTGCTATGTTATCTGCCTGCTGGGAAATTTCTCCGTTGTGTTTATTGTTGGCAAAGAACAGACTTTGCACAAGCCGAtgtacctgctgctctgcatgctggcgTTTACCGACATCGCCATCTCTACCTGTGTCGTGCCACAGGCCTTgtgtatattttggttcaatttgaaAGGCATCACTCTGGGAGGTTGCCTCACCCAGACTACCTTCCTTAGCACGGCTTCTGCAATGCACTCAGCCGTCCTGGTGGCAATGGGctttgatcgctacgtggccatatgTAACCCTCTGAGATACAACACCATCCTCAGCAATACACGGATAGCTATGCTAGGGCTGCTCAGTTTAATAAGAGGGGTTCTTTGCGTGCTGCCCCTGCCTTTGCTTGCAAGCAGGCTGCCGTTCTGTGCCAATCACATTATCCCTCATACGTACTGCGAGCCTATATCTCTGGCAAAGATTTCGTGTGGGAACCTCACATTCTACAGGCTCTAA
- the LOC102454497 gene encoding olfactory receptor 52E2-like yields MNHLMATFNLTPSYPSTFILMGIPGLEAAHNWIGIPFCACYAIGLLGNFTVVFIVGKEQTLHKPMFLLLCMLALTDIGMSTSVVPKALCIFWFNMKGITVGGCLTQMFFLHTLSITYSAILVAMAFDRYVAICNPLRYAIILTNARTAKLGLVCLTRAVLFTFSGSLLLIKLQFCASHIIPNTYCEHIAVAKLSCGDITVNQVYGSVVAFLVIGFDVMLVVLSYSLILRAVLRISSKKDHQKALNTCTAHFCVMLLSYSSILFSNLTHKFGQGIAPHIHILLANLYFIIPPMLNPIIYGVKTKELRDKVRKFICRR; encoded by the coding sequence ATGAACCACCTCATGGCAACGTTCAACCTCACCCCGTCATACCCATCAACATTCATCCTAATGGGCATCCCAGGCCTGGAAGCTGCCCACAACTGGATCGGCATCCCTTTCTGTGCATGCTACGCTATTGGCCTCTTGGGAAATTTCACAGTTGTGTTCATTGTAGGCaaagagcagaccctgcacaagccgatgttcctgctgctctgcatgctggcACTCACCGACATCGGCATGTCTACCTCCGTCGTACCAAAGGCCCTGTGCATATTCTGGTTCAATATGAAAGGCATTACAGTGGgtggctgcctcacccagatgtttttCCTTCACACGCTTTCTATTACGTATTCAGCCATCCTTGTGGCAATGGCCTTCGATCGCTACGTTGCCATATGTAACCCTCTGAGATACGCCATCATCCTCACCAATGCACGAACAGCTAAGCTAGGTCTGGTGTGTTTGACAAGAGCTGTTCTCTTCACTTTTTCTGGAAGTCTGCTCCTGATAAAACTACAATTCTGTGCCAGCCACATTATTCCCAACACGTACTGTGAGCACATAGCTGTGGCAAAGTTGTCGTGTGGGGACATCACAGTCAACCAGGTGTATGGCTCTGTGGTAGCATTTTTAGTCATCGGGTTTGATGTGATGCTCGTCGTCCTGTCCTATAGTCTGATCCTCAGGGCTGTCCTCAGAATATCCTCCAAGAAAGACCACCagaaagccctcaacacctgcacagcccacttctgtgtGATGCTACTTTCTTATAGTTCCATCCTCTTCTCCAACCTGACTCACAAGTTTGGTCAGGGCATCGCTCCCCACATTCACATCCTTTTGGCCAACCTTTATTTCATCAtcccccccatgctcaaccccatcatttaTGGGGTGAAAACCAAAGAGCTTCGCGACAAGGTGCGCAAGTTCATCTGCAGACGGTGA
- the LOC142829412 gene encoding olfactory receptor 52E2-like, whose translation MTTFNLTLSEPSAFILMGIPGLEAAHIWIGIPFCACYVISLLGNFTVLFIVGKEETLHKPMYLLLCMLALTDIGMSTSIIPKALCIFWFNMKGITVGGCLTQMFFVHMLSIMYSAILVAMAFDRYIAICNPLRYTTILTHARTSNLGLVCLTRAVLFTFPGILLLVRLQFCGNHIIPNTFCDHVAVAKLSCGDITVNKAYGLVIALVVIGLDLMLNALSYGLILRAVLKISSKKSHQKALNTCTAHLCVMLLFYSSGLFSSFTYRFGQGIAPHVHILLANLYFIIPPMLNPIIYGVKTKELRDKVRTHLQKVITCGHQFYTFVTPFFLAGLLGSRPHSQGG comes from the coding sequence ATGACAACGTTCAACCTCACCCTGTCGGAGCCATCAGCATTCATCCtaatgggcatccctggcctggaagctGCCCACATCTggattggcatccctttctgtgCATGCTACGTTATCAGCCTCTTGGGAAATTTCACGGTTCTGTTCATTGTAGGTAAAGAAGAAACCCTGCACAAGCCAATGTAtctgctgctctgcatgctggcgCTCACAGACATTGGCATGTCTACCTCCATCATACCGAAGGCCCTGTGTATATTCTGGTTCAATATGAAAGGCATTACAGTGGgtggctgcctcacccagatgttctttgTTCACATGCTTTCTATTATGTACTCAGCCATCCTTGTGGCAATGGCCTTCGATCGCTACATTGCCATATGTAACCCTCTGAGATACACCACCATCCTCACCCATGCACGGACATCCAACCTAGGCCTAGTGTGTTTGACAAGAGCTGTTCTCTTCACTTTTCCTGGAATTCTGCTTCTGGTCAGGCTACAGTTCTGTGGCAACCACATTATTCCCAATACATTCTGTGACCATGTAGCTGTAGCAAAGTTATCATGTGGGGACATCACAGTCAACAAGGCATACGGCTTGGTGATAGCGCTTGTAGTCATTGGGTTAGATCTCATGCTTAATGCTTTGTCCTATGGTCTGATCCTCAGGGCCGTCCTCAAAATCTCCTCCAAGAAATcccaccagaaagccctcaacacctgcacTGCCCACCTCTGCGTGATGCTCCTTTTTTATAGTTCCGGCCTCTTCTCCAGCTTCACCTACCGTTTCGGTCAGGGCATCGCTCCCCATGTTCACATTCTTTTGGCCAACCTTTATTTCATCATtccccccatgctcaaccccatcatttaTGGGGTGAAAACCAAAGAGCTTCGTGACAAAGTGCGCACACACTTGCAGAAGGTGATCACCTGTGGTCACCAATTTTATACctttgtaaccccctttttccttgcTGGGTTACTCGGTAGCAGGCCACACTCACAGGGTGGCTAA